From the Tripterygium wilfordii isolate XIE 37 chromosome 6, ASM1340144v1, whole genome shotgun sequence genome, one window contains:
- the LOC120000939 gene encoding nodulation protein H-like isoform X1 translates to MPIGYSRCDTENIKLGYAFVELWTIFFNQSFNAILHVFAISITYNTPALSNFSGFSLLFTMEAPEKSVINVPKKSPLVVRMVVVLMVVMVCGAYNCSIRLKQMSPHTTASRLLSILVAAQQGTEMPYLHYPKPETVDREECACNPVRYFAIMSQQRSGSGWFETLLNSHINVSSNGEIFGTRERRTNISAVVKTLDKVYNLDWFSSASKNQCTAAVGFKWMLNQGLLTHREGIAEYFKERGAFAIFLFRRNLLRRMVSKLANSHDSDAKLLNGIHKSHVYSAADAQVLANYKPKVNTTSLVSHFRKLEVTAAKVVESFKSTRHIVLYYEDLVNNRTQKLKEVQEFLRLPYRELTSTQVKIHNGPLSQQIQNWEEVQNTLKGTPFERFLQ, encoded by the exons ATGCCAATCGGATACTCTCGTTGCGATACAGAGAATATAAAACTCGGATACGCGTTTGTTGAACTTTGGACCATCTTCTTCAATCAATCATTTAATGCAATTCTCCACGTCTTCGCCATTTCTATTACTTATAACACCCCAGCACTTTCAAACTTCTCTGGTTTTTCTCTGTTGTTTACCATGGAAGCCCCG GAAAAATCGGTCATAAACGTTCCCAAGAAATCTCCACTGGTAGTGAGGATGGTGGTGGTCTTAATGGTTGTGATGGTTTGTGGAGCATATAATTGCTCAATTCGTTTGAAGCAAATGAGCCCTCACACAACAGCCAGCAGATTACTGAGCATCCTAGTAGCTGCCCAGCAAGGTACTGAAATGCCATACCTACATTACCCGAAACCCGAAACAGTTGACAG AGAGGAATGCGCGTGCAATCCTGTACGATATTTTGCAATAATGTCGCAACAGAGATCTGGGAGCGGATGGTTTGAAACTTTGTTAAATAGTCATATTAATGTAAGCTCTAATGGAGAAATTTTCGGGACAAGAGAAAGAAGGACGAACATATCTGCAGTTGTGAAGACGCTGGACAAAGTCTACAATCTTGACTGGTTTAGCAGTGCTTCCAAGAATCAGTGCACTGCTGCTGTTGGATTCAAGTGGATGCTTAATCAG GGATTGCTGACGCATCGAGAGGGTATCGCAGAATACTTCAAAGAAAGAGGAGCGTTTGCAATATTCCTCTTCAGAAGGAATTTGCTTCGCAGAATGGTATCAAAGCTCGCAAACTCGCACGACAGTGATGCTAAGCTACTAAATGGAATCCATAAGTCTCATGTTTATTCAGCAGCAGAT GCTCAGGTACTTGCAAACTACAAGCCAAAAGTAAACACAACATCACTGGTATCCCATTTCAGGAAATTGGAGGTGACTGCTGCCAAGGTCGTAGAATCCTTTAAAAGCACGCGCCACATTGTTCTTTACTATGAGGATCTTGTCAATAACCGCACA CAGAAACTCAAagaagttcaggagttcctaAGGTTGCCGTACAGAGAACTTACGAGCACCCAGGTTAAGATACACAATGGTCCCTTGTCACAGCAAATACAGAACTGGGAAGAAGTCCAGAATACACTAAAAGGAACACCATTTGAGAGATTTCTCCAATAA
- the LOC120000938 gene encoding polyadenylate-binding protein RBP47-like translates to MQSNGSDSLQQQQGGGQEQNQRPQPQWIGMQYPAAAAMVMQQGHQMMPPQHYGPPPPQHYQMAYHQYRHQSHPHPQHPHPQQQGSSGENKTIWVGDLHHWMDESYLHNCFASTGEITSIKLIRNKQTGLSEGYGFVEFFTHATAEKVLQSYTGILMPNTEQPFRLNWATFSTGEKRSDNCPDVSIFVGDLASDVTDSLLHETFASKYPSVKAAKVVIDSGTGRSKGYGFVRFGDDNERTQAMTEMNGVYCSSRPMRIGAATPRKSSGYQQGGYASNGGSAQGTQSDGDSTNSTIFVGGLDPSITDEDLKQSFSQYGEIISVKIPVGKGCGFVQFASRNNAEEALQKLNGTVVGKQTVRLSWGRNPANKQFRADYGNQWGGPYYGGPVYDGYGYALPPPHDPGMYAAAAAAYGTYPVYGGHQQQVS, encoded by the exons ATGCAATCAAACGGTTCAGATTCACTGCAGCAACAACAGGGAGGAGGACAGGAGCAGAATCAGCGGCCCCAGCCGCAGTGGATAGGGATGCAGTATCCCGCGGCGGCTGCTATGGTAATGCAGCAGGGCCACCAGATGATGCCGCCACAACATTACGGACCGCCTCCACCACAGCACTACCAAATGGCCTACCACCAGTACCGGCATCAATCCCATCCACACCCACAACACCCGCACCCTCAGCAACAAGGATCTAGCGGCGAGAATAAGACTATCTGGGTCGGGGATTTGCATCACTGGATGGACGAGAGTTACCTCCATAACTGCTTTGCTTCCACTGGGGAG ATTACCTCCATTAAGCTTATTCGCAATAAGCAGACCGGTTTGTCTGAGGGATATGGATTTGTGGAATTTTTTACACATGCTACAGCTGAGAAAGTTCTGCAGAGCTACACTGGCATTTTGATGCCAAATACAGAGCAGCCATTCCGTTTGAACTGGGCAACATTTAGCACTGGTGAAAAGCGTTCAGATAATTGTCCTGATGTCTCTATATTTGTAGGAGATTTAGCTTCAGACGTTACTGATAGTTTGTTGCATGAGACTTTTGCCAGTAAATATCCATCCGTTAAAGCTGCAAAAGTTGTCATTGATTCCGGTACTGGGCGTTCAAAAGGTTACGGTTTTGTGAGATTTGGAGATGACAATGAAAGAACACAAGCCATGACTGAAATGAATGGTGTATATTGTTCTAGCAGACCAATGCGCATTGGAGCTGCAACTCCCAGGAAATCATCTGGATATCAACAAg GTGGATATGCATCAAATGGTGGCTCGGCCCAAGGCACTCAATCTGATGGAGATTCTACAAACTCGACT ATATTTGTTGGAGGGCTGGACCCAAGTATCACCGATGAAGATCTCAAGCAGTCGTTTTCTCAGTATGGTGAGATAATCTCTGTTAAAATACCAGTTGGAAAAGGGTGCGGGTTTGTACAATTTGCCAGCAG AAATAATGCTGAGGAGGCATTGCAGAAACTGAATGGGACAGTCGTAGGCAAGCAAACAGTGCGTCTTTCTTGGGGTCGCAATCCAGCTAATAAGCAG TTTAGAGCAGACTATGGCAATCAGTGGGGTGGACCATACTATGGAGGGCCAGTTTATGATGGTTATGGATATGCTTTGCCACCACCTCACGACCCAGGCATGTATGCAGCAGCCGCTGCAGCTTATGGAACTTACCCTGTTTACGGCGGCCACCAGCAGCAAGTAAGCTGA
- the LOC120000939 gene encoding nodulation protein H-like isoform X2: protein MPIGYSRCDTENIKLGYAFVELWTIFFNQSFNAILHVFAISITYNTPALSNFSGFSLLFTMEAPEKSVINVPKKSPLVVRMVVVLMVVMVCGAYNCSIRLKQMSPHTTASRLLSILVAAQQGTEMPYLHYPKPETVDREECACNPVRYFAIMSQQRSGSGWFETLLNSHINVSSNGEIFGTRERRTNISAVVKTLDKVYNLDWFSSASKNQCTAAVGFKWMLNQGLLTHREGIAEYFKERGAFAIFLFRRNLLRRMVSKLANSHDSDAKLLNGIHKSHVYSAADAQVLANYKPKVNTTSLVSHFRKLEVTAAKVVESFKSTRHIVLYYEDLVNNRTKLKEVQEFLRLPYRELTSTQVKIHNGPLSQQIQNWEEVQNTLKGTPFERFLQ, encoded by the exons ATGCCAATCGGATACTCTCGTTGCGATACAGAGAATATAAAACTCGGATACGCGTTTGTTGAACTTTGGACCATCTTCTTCAATCAATCATTTAATGCAATTCTCCACGTCTTCGCCATTTCTATTACTTATAACACCCCAGCACTTTCAAACTTCTCTGGTTTTTCTCTGTTGTTTACCATGGAAGCCCCG GAAAAATCGGTCATAAACGTTCCCAAGAAATCTCCACTGGTAGTGAGGATGGTGGTGGTCTTAATGGTTGTGATGGTTTGTGGAGCATATAATTGCTCAATTCGTTTGAAGCAAATGAGCCCTCACACAACAGCCAGCAGATTACTGAGCATCCTAGTAGCTGCCCAGCAAGGTACTGAAATGCCATACCTACATTACCCGAAACCCGAAACAGTTGACAG AGAGGAATGCGCGTGCAATCCTGTACGATATTTTGCAATAATGTCGCAACAGAGATCTGGGAGCGGATGGTTTGAAACTTTGTTAAATAGTCATATTAATGTAAGCTCTAATGGAGAAATTTTCGGGACAAGAGAAAGAAGGACGAACATATCTGCAGTTGTGAAGACGCTGGACAAAGTCTACAATCTTGACTGGTTTAGCAGTGCTTCCAAGAATCAGTGCACTGCTGCTGTTGGATTCAAGTGGATGCTTAATCAG GGATTGCTGACGCATCGAGAGGGTATCGCAGAATACTTCAAAGAAAGAGGAGCGTTTGCAATATTCCTCTTCAGAAGGAATTTGCTTCGCAGAATGGTATCAAAGCTCGCAAACTCGCACGACAGTGATGCTAAGCTACTAAATGGAATCCATAAGTCTCATGTTTATTCAGCAGCAGAT GCTCAGGTACTTGCAAACTACAAGCCAAAAGTAAACACAACATCACTGGTATCCCATTTCAGGAAATTGGAGGTGACTGCTGCCAAGGTCGTAGAATCCTTTAAAAGCACGCGCCACATTGTTCTTTACTATGAGGATCTTGTCAATAACCGCACA AAACTCAAagaagttcaggagttcctaAGGTTGCCGTACAGAGAACTTACGAGCACCCAGGTTAAGATACACAATGGTCCCTTGTCACAGCAAATACAGAACTGGGAAGAAGTCCAGAATACACTAAAAGGAACACCATTTGAGAGATTTCTCCAATAA